AGGATAAACAGGAAAGTGGCTATGGCTGGCTTATTCTAAACCGACTAATGGACCGAGTGGAATACCGACTTCAGGTGAACGGTCGCAATTGCCTCAAGCTAGAAGCCAGTTTACCCGACGAAGCCAACTCTAAACTTAACTCCCATTAGATCGGCCAACTAACTTAGCCCACTCAACTCAAAAACTTTGAACCTTAACGGCGAAGATTTAGGAGTTCTTGAGGAGAAGCCAAGAGTTTGACCGTGGCAGCAAGAATTTTTTGTTGGGCATCTAAGTTAAACAACCACGAAACATTCACGCTGAACCAGGGAGTTTGAACCTTACCAGCTACTTGCACCTGAGTACAATCATTCTCGATCGCCTCTGTGACACCTTGTTGAGGTAAGAGGGTCATGCCTGTAGCTTCTTGCTTTAGGTAAGCAGCGATCGCCTCAGGTCCCACAATTGCTGACTCAAACGGTGCATTCATCACCCCATCAGGAGCAAATAACTGGCTGGTCGCCTCGAAATCACCCGCATTGAGCAGTTCAAAGTATCGTAAAATTGTCGGTTCTGTAATCCCTTCTATTGAAATCGCTACTTGAGCGGGAACATCAGAAGTAGAAATATTCGAAACAATGGCATCTGGCATAGTCAAATTAGATTTAGTAATATTCACAAAACGATTAAAAACAAAGCGATGTAGGCAAACATCCCTGCCCAAGCTAAACCACAGAAACACAATTCAGCGCCAAAGCATGCAACTACACTAAATAAAAGCAGCCAGCCAAAGCTTGCCCCCCAAGATGGATTTCCCCAATTCCCCATAAAAAAACAACCCCTTCTGGAGGGGGTCTGGGGGACGCAGCCGTCCCTCAGCGGGGGTTTGGGGGCGAGTGCCCCCAAGGCTCGGATTTGCCAAGATTCAGTGCCTCCAGACAAAGCACCCAGCACCCCCATGAGCCACCTGCCTACAACCCCAAATATCGATCGCGATCGCATCAAACAAAAAGCCTTGGAATTAGGCTTCCACAAAGTTGGAATTGCCGCAGCTGATCTCGATGCCGACAGTTCTGAAGTGCAGAAACTACAAACCTGGCTCCACTCAGGTTATCAAGCAGACATGGCTTGGATGGACAATTCCAAACGCCAAGATGTGCGGCTGATTATGCCAGAAGTGCAATCAGTCATCTGTGTAGCGCTCAACTATTACACTGCTGATCAGCGACCGGAAGGCAAAGAATATGCCAAAATCTCTCGTTACGGTTGGGGACGGGACTACCATCGCGTATTACACAAAAAGCTCAAAGCCTTTGCTAACTGGTTGCAAGCTCAAGAAGAAGGCATTCAAGCTCGTTACTACGCTGACACTGGCCCAGTCCAAGACAAAGTGTGGGCACAAAAAGCGGGCTTAGGTTGGATTGCCAAAAACAGCAACGTGATTACGCGGGAGTACGGTTCCTGGGTTTTTCTGGGAGAAATCTTAACCAACTTAGCTTTAGAACCTGATCGCCCGCACACAGAACATTGCGGTACCTGCACCCGTTGCCTAGAAGCCTGCCCTACTGGCGCGATCGCCCAACCGTTTGTGGTGGATGCCAACCGTTGCATTGCCTACCATACGATTGAGAACCGAGCAGAAACCCTCCCAGAAGCGATCGCGACTAACATGCAGGGCTGGGTTGCAGGTTGTGATATTTGCCAAGATGTCTGCCCTTGGAATCAACGCTTTGCGCAAGTCACAGATGCTAGCGAATCCCAACCTTACCCTTGGAACGTCGCACCTAAACTGAGCGAACTGGCAGAAATTTCTGATGAAGACTGCGATCGCCGTTTTCCAGCCTCTGCTCTGCGACGAATCAAACCTGAGATGTTACGA
The genomic region above belongs to Trichocoleus desertorum ATA4-8-CV12 and contains:
- a CDS encoding nuclear transport factor 2 family protein; this translates as MPDAIVSNISTSDVPAQVAISIEGITEPTILRYFELLNAGDFEATSQLFAPDGVMNAPFESAIVGPEAIAAYLKQEATGMTLLPQQGVTEAIENDCTQVQVAGKVQTPWFSVNVSWLFNLDAQQKILAATVKLLASPQELLNLRR
- the queG gene encoding tRNA epoxyqueuosine(34) reductase QueG, with the translated sequence MSHLPTTPNIDRDRIKQKALELGFHKVGIAAADLDADSSEVQKLQTWLHSGYQADMAWMDNSKRQDVRLIMPEVQSVICVALNYYTADQRPEGKEYAKISRYGWGRDYHRVLHKKLKAFANWLQAQEEGIQARYYADTGPVQDKVWAQKAGLGWIAKNSNVITREYGSWVFLGEILTNLALEPDRPHTEHCGTCTRCLEACPTGAIAQPFVVDANRCIAYHTIENRAETLPEAIATNMQGWVAGCDICQDVCPWNQRFAQVTDASESQPYPWNVAPKLSELAEISDEDCDRRFPASALRRIKPEMLRRNARANLRNTQP